One Longimicrobium sp. DNA window includes the following coding sequences:
- a CDS encoding PEP-CTERM sorting domain-containing protein (PEP-CTERM proteins occur, often in large numbers, in the proteomes of bacteria that also encode an exosortase, a predicted intramembrane cysteine proteinase. The presence of a PEP-CTERM domain at a protein's C-terminus predicts cleavage within the sorting domain, followed by covalent anchoring to some some component of the (usually Gram-negative) cell surface. Many PEP-CTERM proteins exhibit an unusual sequence composition that includes large numbers of potential glycosylation sites. Expression of one such protein has been shown restore the ability of a bacterium to form floc, a type of biofilm.) has product MNVCGAALPGLTTCASVKLQVVGNNVTLWVKNLSGLYGSYQNFVFTSISFFNANAANGIPDAVEGNVTTMTGPYRTSNASNPPPSWAVVNNGGAGGTFGLDFDAGVNGNDGSIASSCGNILPGGSNNLWMTPTCGSGNVTDGGPDFGWVTMTFSMTGAWNLDATDTQIQIHAQSDQGSVKCTTGVDCDPTSTTPEPVTLALVGTGLAGLAGAYRRRRRNGGEGETPA; this is encoded by the coding sequence ATGAACGTCTGCGGAGCCGCGCTCCCGGGCCTCACCACCTGCGCGTCCGTGAAGCTGCAGGTCGTGGGCAACAACGTGACCCTCTGGGTGAAGAACCTGTCGGGGCTCTACGGTTCCTACCAGAACTTCGTCTTCACCTCGATCTCGTTCTTCAACGCGAACGCGGCGAACGGCATCCCCGACGCGGTCGAGGGGAACGTCACCACCATGACGGGCCCGTACCGCACCTCGAACGCCAGCAACCCGCCGCCCTCGTGGGCCGTCGTGAACAACGGCGGCGCGGGCGGAACGTTCGGCCTGGACTTCGACGCCGGGGTGAACGGGAACGACGGCTCAATCGCCAGCAGCTGCGGCAACATCCTTCCAGGGGGCAGCAACAACCTGTGGATGACGCCCACCTGCGGGTCGGGGAACGTGACCGACGGGGGCCCGGACTTCGGCTGGGTGACCATGACCTTCAGCATGACCGGGGCGTGGAACCTGGACGCGACCGACACCCAGATCCAGATCCACGCGCAGAGCGACCAGGGTTCGGTGAAGTGCACGACGGGCGTGGACTGCGACCCGACGAGCACCACGCCGGAGCCGGTGACGCTGGCGCTGGTGGGCACGGGGCTGGCCGGGCTGGCCGGCGCGTACCGCCGCCGCCGCCGCAACGGCGGCGAGGGCGAAACGCCTGCCTGA